One genomic region from Ornithinicoccus hortensis encodes:
- a CDS encoding vWA domain-containing protein — translation MAALLVVGLGATACSGDTEPPVGPGGDQGGTTTEGPADTSRARDFYDNYEEDREADGAGAMPNAAPTGAGGAMDAGAPDVSEPLPVPPGPPGPFDDNRFEDVGDAPWVETAEAPESTFALDVDTGSFSVAQGFLDQGTRPDPDSIRVEEWVNAFGYGDAPPDDGAIGLTVESGAAPRAEDGTALVRVGVSTQEISDEERPPANITFVIDTSGSMDLQDRLGLVKASLALLVESLRPDDTISIVTYGDSAEPVLEPTSVSDAGRILNAIEDLQPGGSTNMESGLRMGYSQAREGLREDGINVVVLASDGVANVGLTDADGLTQEITQAGEDGIHLVTVGYGMGNYNDTLMEQLANRGDGFYSYIDTFEEAERLFVEELTPTLTVVAADSKAQVVFDEEQVARYRLIGYQNRGLETEDFLDDTVDAGELGAGHQVSALYEVVPATEVDPGSSLGTVSLRWRAPDSGVNEQLDADILWPEAGESTDSLLLAGLVADTAELLKGNSVATERGLTLEDLAEQARTLADRDVQGADEILKFIQRAQELPPAPEGGEDDWQD, via the coding sequence ATGGCAGCGCTGTTGGTGGTGGGGCTCGGAGCCACAGCGTGCTCAGGGGATACCGAGCCACCGGTCGGGCCGGGCGGTGACCAGGGCGGAACCACGACCGAGGGTCCGGCCGACACCAGCCGTGCCCGGGACTTCTACGACAACTACGAAGAGGACCGTGAGGCGGACGGCGCAGGAGCCATGCCGAACGCGGCCCCGACCGGCGCGGGCGGCGCCATGGACGCGGGGGCACCTGACGTCTCCGAGCCGCTGCCGGTGCCACCCGGGCCGCCGGGCCCGTTCGATGACAACAGGTTCGAGGACGTCGGAGACGCCCCGTGGGTGGAGACCGCGGAGGCGCCCGAGTCGACCTTCGCCCTGGACGTCGACACCGGGTCGTTCAGCGTGGCGCAGGGATTCCTGGACCAGGGGACCCGGCCCGACCCCGACTCGATCCGGGTGGAGGAGTGGGTGAACGCGTTCGGCTACGGCGACGCCCCGCCCGACGACGGTGCGATCGGGCTCACCGTGGAGAGCGGGGCAGCCCCCCGGGCGGAGGACGGCACGGCGCTCGTCCGGGTCGGCGTGAGCACCCAGGAGATCAGCGACGAGGAGCGTCCGCCGGCCAACATCACCTTCGTGATCGACACCTCGGGCTCGATGGACCTGCAGGACCGGCTGGGCCTGGTCAAGGCCTCCCTGGCGCTGCTGGTGGAGAGCCTGCGGCCGGACGACACCATCTCGATCGTCACCTACGGCGACTCGGCCGAGCCGGTGCTCGAACCCACGTCGGTGTCCGACGCCGGGCGGATCCTGAACGCGATCGAGGACCTGCAGCCGGGCGGCAGCACCAACATGGAGTCCGGCCTCCGGATGGGCTACTCCCAGGCCCGGGAGGGCCTGCGCGAGGACGGCATCAACGTGGTGGTGCTCGCCTCCGACGGCGTCGCGAACGTCGGGCTCACCGACGCCGACGGTCTCACCCAGGAGATCACCCAGGCCGGGGAGGACGGCATCCACCTGGTGACCGTCGGCTACGGGATGGGCAACTACAACGACACGCTGATGGAGCAGCTGGCCAACCGCGGCGATGGGTTCTACAGCTACATCGACACCTTTGAGGAGGCGGAGCGGCTGTTCGTCGAGGAACTCACCCCGACGCTGACCGTGGTCGCCGCCGACAGCAAGGCCCAGGTCGTCTTCGACGAGGAGCAGGTGGCCCGCTACCGGTTGATCGGCTACCAGAACCGTGGCCTGGAGACCGAGGACTTCCTGGACGACACGGTGGACGCCGGCGAGCTCGGCGCCGGGCACCAGGTGAGCGCGCTGTATGAGGTGGTGCCGGCGACCGAGGTCGACCCCGGCTCCTCCCTGGGCACCGTGAGCCTGCGGTGGCGGGCCCCAGACAGCGGCGTCAACGAGCAACTGGACGCCGACATCCTGTGGCCGGAGGCCGGGGAGTCGACCGACTCGCTGCTGCTGGCCGGGCTGGTCGCCGACACGGCCGAACTGCTCAAGGGCAACTCGGTCGCCACCGAGCGCGGCCTGACCCTGGAGGACTTGGCGGAGCAGGCCCGGACGCTCGCGGACCGCGACGTGCAGGGCGCCGACGAGATACTGAAGTTCATCCAGCGGGCGCAGGAACTGCCGCCGGCTCCCGAGGGTGGCGAGGACGACTGGCAGGACTGA
- a CDS encoding class F sortase, with amino-acid sequence MKVRSVLVGLVVLALLAAGGLLVWRGLAEQPPEATPTPSEEFTITAEQARELALGAAADGDLFRIPEGEDFGPYVRTEPVPTPPDGGTASADWSGRLQIPSIMVDAPIIDEGVTPQNTMSLPDDLSLVGRLETTAPLEAAEGVTLLAGHVTWRGDHGALYFLGEVGPGARVDTWDEQGERTTWAVSSVELFDKQALPDRLFTPDGERRLVLVTCGGPIIQLGGGDWTHESNIVVTAVPVDSAASTAR; translated from the coding sequence ATGAAGGTCCGGAGCGTCCTGGTGGGGCTGGTCGTCCTCGCGCTGCTGGCCGCGGGCGGTCTCCTCGTGTGGCGCGGCCTCGCGGAACAGCCACCGGAGGCGACCCCGACGCCGTCCGAGGAGTTCACCATCACGGCCGAGCAGGCCCGGGAGCTCGCTCTCGGCGCCGCGGCGGACGGTGACTTGTTCCGGATCCCGGAGGGGGAGGACTTCGGACCATACGTCCGGACCGAGCCGGTGCCGACGCCACCGGACGGGGGGACAGCATCCGCGGACTGGAGCGGCCGGCTGCAGATCCCCTCGATCATGGTCGATGCGCCGATCATCGACGAGGGCGTCACCCCGCAGAACACGATGTCCCTGCCGGACGACCTGTCCCTGGTCGGCCGGCTCGAGACGACCGCACCCCTGGAAGCCGCCGAGGGGGTCACCCTGCTGGCCGGACACGTCACCTGGCGCGGTGACCACGGTGCCCTGTACTTCCTCGGCGAGGTCGGGCCGGGGGCCCGGGTCGACACCTGGGACGAGCAGGGTGAGCGCACGACCTGGGCCGTCTCCTCGGTGGAGCTGTTCGACAAGCAGGCGTTGCCGGACCGGCTGTTCACCCCAGACGGTGAGCGGCGCCTGGTCCTGGTGACCTGCGGCGGTCCGATCATCCAGCTGGGCGGAGGCGACTGGACCCACGAGTCCAACATCGTCGTGACGGCGGTGCCAGTCGACAGTGCGGCCTCGACGGCTCGATGA
- a CDS encoding vWA domain-containing protein, whose translation MQNTPLRKRPFDRVRRSRTSVAVLATMAMLLSWFGTAGAVADEDTEAGPVLGTATLLSIDDAGAPVGGTTFELTDPASGEVRTVADGGDDDGDPADGAVLVRDLPAGSYVASLAVAPEGFSAPETPQTVVVTGTQADDMLETSFVTLPLPNAPPAGEEDGETQDEAVVEQDPAEEDAGAEDPAGEEPAEEEAAVEEPAAEDAAEDAGERAESDEESAETAEPGFSVQAIPPGNPGNNQAKLIVRKGGDRVGDSTTVTGLTGATFQFYRVNSSTALTGGTLVGTCTTEAADNGQCGVIVDLPNNSNYFYVAETSTPAGWTAPGTWGSSSDYVRYNTGNITSGGPVASRTVTLPTAHQYNDNRTFPDLRDNPPIVEKCGLDIALIFDLSYSVSGNSTYFPQYKAAGKGFVSALEGTPSQIALYTFASDAPAGGAANTTMPLTSVASSAGANALRSKIDGYTAPSSPRYYTNWDLGLAQIPLDTYDAVIFLTDGDPTVARTQVSGGSNSSLFHVEEAVHSANRVKADTHLIVVGIGGSVNTDAGKKRLSMVSSDYHTAGFEEVGALLREIALEPCLGSLTVVKQIRGLDGQLTPGVDWTFSTPTDEVTPAEGQTDGNGALNFQVEGYSDTVASRAVEVTETQQSGYLLEQQSGRNASCTNTATGQPVTPTNAGDLGFTVSVPRDGAISCTVINAEQVGDPTISKTATPAYAVDHEWDIDKQVSDDDRVTYPEGGDVPELAYTLEVTPVQRVESGWEVTGEITVDNPNAVSIQGQLVDAVDNGGTCTLDDGGASVTVEPGVNTFPYTCTYDSAPAQSAGQNTATLTWDAAAYPGTTGEITAVESFDFATVEPDPNVHETITVVDDMADDSPWTITWPDDGETVTELTYSVPATGTPGECTTIDNTATIVETGQPSSTTTEVCVGQDLSVTKNVVVSLERTYLWTILKEAAATVVTVDPETGEATFEYTVTATPAGYDDSNWQMRGEITIENPNDWQDIDATVTDAVSIPGAVCLVNEGDNTVTVGADDSVTLPYTCTITDMDEADYDGTNTATVTWDAEAASTPTGEDVGTAEFTEEDWGITPVNETVEVWDDMTDPDNPVLLGEATWNEDGTPFTETYTVTKDGVPGDCVSFTNVAWIEETGQQATEEVTACSDMALTVVKDADATFDRTYEWTIEKSAEETELVVDPVTGLATAVYRVVVDSDGFEDGSYELSGTIEVTNDLGFGDPVVVDVTDVPDVGAGVTCTVTDGEGVEVPAGESVTLDYVCDIPEGTVPTDGTNTATVTWDGGSATGSADVEFVLDEEFDDVVTVVDDQTTPGEEVELGTVNVHEDELPTTFEYSLDLEGTLGECVTYDNTATIVETEQPADASVQVCSEIALTVVKDADATFDRTYEWEIEKSVDETDVVVDPETGEATFGYTVEAVQAGYDDSGYELSGTIEVTNPHEFGAVVVDVTDVPDVGEGVTCTVTDGEGVEVPAGETVTLDYVCDIPEGTVPTDGTNTATVTWDGGSATGSSDVVFEIDTETDKTVPVVDDQTDPANPVELGTVTWDVDLPHVFTYELTHQGVPGECVDFTNTAWVEVEAGDNPTDSETVTLCQYEDLTVAKTVDASFARNYDWTLHKSADETRLVVDPETGEATFEYTVVADAAGYRDSGWAMSGTITVGNPNVFSALTVDVVDDSGIEGVECVVDGGTGAVVPADGSLPLTYSCTIEELGEDDYEGVNTATVTWDNGEDAGEVSATAPIEFVEDEDAAVDRTVEVWDDKTDPENPVLLGEATWGVDTLKEFTYELTHEGVPGQCVDFTNTAWLVDDQETGDDQTVTVCVEQPLTVEKTAEGSYDRTYFWGIAKIADRTEVIVDEATGEATFGYTVTATADGYDDSGHELGGTITVGNPNAFGEPYVVDVTDVVDIDGISCTVTDGEGVEVPVGGTVTLDYTCTFDEDGPQFYEGVNTATVTWDGGSAQGQAAVVLELDEQTDYTVEVWDDQTDPEADPVLLGEATWGVDTPKEFTYLLTHEGVPGECVDFTNTAWVDLTEGEDPEADETVTVCVLADLAVDKEVEATFDRTYEWAVEKSVDETDVVVDPETGEATFGYTVEAIQVGYADSGHSLGGTITVTNPNDFAPVVVDVTDVPDVGEGVTCTVTDGEGVEVPAGESVTLDYTCVVPEDVDYEGSNTAVVAWELDGEPFGAEVTVPVVFEVDTETDKTVPVVDDQTDPENPVELGTVTWDVDLPHVFTYELTHEGVPGECVDFTNTAWVDVTPGDGDGATQPDVIDDGDPRDSETVTVCVLEDLEVEKTADAAYDREYSWLIDKTSSVDSVEVEAGAAVDLDYQVTATPAGFVDSGHELSGTITVTNPNDFGTVVADVTDVPAVGDGVTCTVADGEGLQIAGGETVTLDYSCSLPDDFEPAEESSNTAVVTWEAEDGALDGTSESTVWVDFQLDEEVNKTVTVEDDLFGGVLGEATWNEEGTPTVFDYTITVDAPETGCATVDNTATIVETGQDDSASVEVCAEEVPPVDPPVDPVDPPVDPVVPPEKPEIPTGAPEASGPNGGMIAAGAGMIVLAALLGGAYVLRRRGEGTGSN comes from the coding sequence GTGCAGAACACACCGTTGCGCAAGCGCCCGTTCGACCGGGTCCGCCGGTCCCGCACCTCCGTCGCCGTGCTGGCGACGATGGCGATGCTGCTGTCCTGGTTCGGCACCGCAGGCGCGGTGGCCGACGAGGACACGGAAGCCGGCCCGGTCCTGGGCACGGCGACCCTGCTCAGCATCGACGACGCCGGGGCCCCGGTCGGTGGGACGACCTTCGAGCTGACCGACCCGGCTTCGGGCGAGGTCCGCACCGTCGCCGACGGCGGCGACGACGACGGTGACCCCGCCGACGGCGCCGTGCTGGTCCGGGACCTGCCGGCCGGCTCCTACGTCGCCAGCCTGGCCGTGGCACCCGAGGGCTTCTCGGCACCGGAGACGCCGCAGACGGTCGTGGTGACCGGCACGCAGGCGGACGACATGCTCGAGACGAGCTTCGTGACGCTGCCCCTGCCCAACGCGCCGCCCGCCGGCGAGGAGGATGGGGAGACGCAGGACGAGGCCGTCGTGGAGCAGGACCCGGCGGAGGAGGACGCCGGGGCGGAGGACCCAGCTGGTGAGGAGCCCGCCGAGGAGGAGGCGGCTGTCGAGGAGCCCGCCGCGGAGGACGCTGCGGAGGACGCCGGTGAGAGGGCGGAGTCGGACGAGGAGTCGGCGGAGACCGCGGAGCCCGGCTTCTCGGTGCAGGCCATCCCACCGGGGAACCCGGGCAACAACCAGGCCAAGCTGATCGTGCGCAAGGGTGGCGACCGGGTGGGTGACAGCACCACCGTGACCGGGCTGACCGGCGCCACGTTCCAGTTCTACCGCGTGAACAGCTCGACCGCTCTGACCGGCGGCACCCTCGTCGGGACCTGTACCACCGAGGCGGCTGACAACGGGCAGTGCGGCGTGATCGTGGACCTGCCCAACAACAGCAACTACTTCTACGTGGCCGAGACCTCGACCCCGGCCGGGTGGACCGCACCGGGGACCTGGGGGTCCAGCTCGGACTACGTGCGCTACAACACGGGAAACATCACGAGCGGTGGCCCGGTCGCAAGCCGCACGGTGACCTTGCCGACAGCGCACCAGTACAACGACAACCGGACCTTCCCCGACCTGCGGGACAACCCGCCGATCGTGGAGAAGTGCGGCCTGGACATCGCGCTGATCTTCGACCTGTCCTACTCGGTCAGCGGCAACAGCACCTACTTCCCGCAGTACAAGGCCGCCGGCAAGGGCTTCGTCAGCGCACTCGAGGGCACGCCGTCGCAGATCGCGCTCTACACCTTCGCCTCGGACGCGCCGGCGGGCGGTGCGGCCAACACCACCATGCCGCTGACCTCGGTGGCCAGCAGCGCGGGTGCGAACGCCCTGCGCAGCAAGATCGACGGCTACACCGCGCCGTCCAGCCCCCGCTACTACACCAACTGGGACCTCGGCCTGGCGCAGATCCCGCTGGACACCTATGACGCGGTGATCTTCCTCACCGACGGTGACCCCACCGTGGCGCGGACCCAGGTCAGCGGCGGTTCGAACTCCTCCCTGTTCCACGTCGAGGAGGCCGTCCACTCGGCCAACCGGGTCAAGGCCGATACGCACCTCATCGTGGTCGGCATCGGCGGGTCGGTGAACACCGACGCCGGCAAGAAGCGGCTGAGCATGGTCTCCTCCGACTACCACACGGCCGGCTTCGAGGAGGTCGGCGCGCTGCTCCGGGAGATCGCGCTCGAGCCCTGCCTGGGCAGCCTGACGGTGGTCAAGCAGATCCGGGGGCTCGACGGGCAGCTCACCCCCGGCGTCGACTGGACCTTCTCGACCCCGACCGACGAGGTGACCCCCGCCGAGGGGCAGACCGACGGCAACGGTGCCCTCAACTTCCAGGTCGAGGGCTACAGCGACACCGTCGCCTCCCGTGCGGTGGAGGTCACCGAGACCCAGCAGTCCGGGTACCTCCTGGAGCAGCAGAGTGGCCGCAACGCCAGCTGCACCAACACGGCCACCGGGCAGCCGGTGACGCCGACGAATGCCGGTGACCTCGGCTTCACCGTCAGCGTCCCGCGCGACGGGGCCATCTCCTGCACGGTGATCAACGCCGAGCAGGTCGGTGACCCGACCATCAGCAAGACCGCGACCCCGGCATACGCGGTGGACCACGAGTGGGACATCGACAAGCAGGTCAGTGACGACGACCGGGTCACCTACCCCGAGGGCGGGGACGTCCCGGAGCTGGCGTACACCCTCGAGGTGACCCCCGTCCAGCGGGTCGAGAGCGGCTGGGAAGTGACCGGTGAGATCACCGTCGACAACCCCAACGCGGTGAGCATCCAGGGCCAGCTGGTCGACGCCGTCGACAACGGCGGCACCTGCACCCTGGACGACGGCGGCGCCAGCGTCACCGTCGAGCCCGGGGTCAACACCTTCCCCTACACGTGCACCTACGACTCGGCCCCGGCCCAGTCGGCCGGGCAGAACACCGCCACGCTGACCTGGGACGCCGCGGCCTACCCCGGCACCACCGGCGAGATCACGGCCGTTGAGTCGTTCGACTTCGCCACGGTCGAGCCGGACCCGAACGTCCACGAGACCATCACCGTCGTCGACGACATGGCCGACGACTCGCCGTGGACGATCACCTGGCCGGACGACGGCGAGACCGTCACCGAACTCACCTACAGCGTCCCCGCGACCGGCACGCCGGGTGAGTGCACGACGATCGACAACACCGCGACCATCGTGGAGACCGGCCAGCCCTCCTCGACGACGACGGAGGTGTGCGTCGGGCAGGACCTGAGCGTCACCAAGAACGTCGTCGTCTCGCTCGAGCGCACCTACCTGTGGACCATCCTCAAGGAGGCGGCGGCGACGGTCGTCACCGTCGACCCGGAGACCGGGGAGGCCACCTTCGAGTACACCGTCACGGCCACCCCGGCGGGATACGACGACTCGAACTGGCAGATGCGCGGCGAGATCACGATCGAGAACCCCAACGACTGGCAGGACATCGACGCGACGGTGACCGACGCGGTCAGCATCCCCGGTGCGGTCTGCCTGGTCAACGAGGGTGACAACACCGTCACGGTCGGGGCCGATGATTCCGTCACCCTGCCGTACACCTGCACCATCACCGACATGGACGAGGCCGACTACGACGGCACCAACACCGCCACGGTGACCTGGGACGCCGAGGCCGCGAGCACGCCGACCGGCGAGGACGTCGGCACGGCCGAGTTCACCGAGGAGGACTGGGGCATCACCCCGGTCAACGAGACCGTCGAGGTCTGGGACGACATGACCGACCCGGACAACCCGGTGCTGCTCGGTGAGGCCACCTGGAACGAGGACGGCACACCGTTCACCGAGACCTATACCGTCACCAAGGACGGCGTGCCCGGCGACTGCGTGAGCTTCACCAACGTGGCCTGGATCGAGGAGACCGGCCAGCAGGCCACCGAGGAGGTCACCGCCTGCTCCGACATGGCGCTCACCGTGGTGAAGGACGCGGACGCCACCTTCGACCGGACGTATGAGTGGACGATCGAGAAGTCGGCGGAGGAGACCGAGCTGGTCGTGGACCCGGTGACGGGGCTTGCGACGGCGGTATACCGCGTGGTGGTCGACTCCGACGGTTTCGAGGACGGGTCCTATGAACTGTCCGGCACCATCGAGGTGACCAACGACCTCGGTTTCGGTGACCCGGTGGTCGTCGACGTGACCGATGTGCCGGACGTGGGTGCGGGTGTTACCTGCACGGTGACCGACGGTGAGGGTGTCGAGGTCCCGGCCGGTGAGTCGGTGACCCTGGACTACGTGTGCGACATCCCGGAGGGGACGGTCCCGACCGACGGGACCAACACCGCGACGGTCACCTGGGACGGCGGCTCGGCCACCGGGTCGGCGGACGTGGAGTTCGTCCTGGACGAGGAGTTCGACGACGTCGTCACGGTGGTGGATGACCAGACCACCCCCGGTGAGGAGGTCGAGCTCGGCACGGTGAATGTGCACGAGGACGAGCTGCCGACGACGTTCGAGTACTCCCTGGACCTGGAGGGCACGCTCGGTGAGTGCGTGACCTACGACAACACGGCCACGATCGTGGAGACCGAGCAGCCGGCGGACGCCTCCGTGCAGGTCTGTTCCGAGATCGCGCTCACCGTGGTGAAGGACGCGGACGCGACCTTCGACCGGACGTATGAGTGGGAGATCGAGAAGTCCGTGGACGAGACGGACGTGGTCGTGGACCCGGAGACGGGTGAGGCCACCTTCGGTTACACGGTCGAGGCGGTCCAGGCCGGCTACGACGACTCCGGCTACGAACTCTCCGGCACCATCGAGGTGACCAACCCGCACGAGTTCGGCGCCGTCGTGGTCGACGTGACGGACGTGCCCGACGTGGGCGAGGGTGTCACCTGCACGGTGACCGACGGCGAGGGTGTCGAGGTCCCGGCCGGTGAGACGGTGACCCTGGACTACGTGTGCGACATCCCGGAGGGGACGGTCCCGACGGACGGGACCAACACCGCGACGGTCACCTGGGACGGCGGCTCGGCCACCGGCTCCAGCGACGTCGTCTTCGAGATCGACACCGAGACGGACAAGACGGTCCCGGTGGTCGATGACCAGACCGACCCGGCGAACCCGGTCGAGCTGGGCACGGTCACCTGGGACGTGGACCTGCCGCACGTGTTCACCTACGAGCTGACCCACCAGGGCGTTCCGGGTGAGTGCGTGGACTTCACCAACACCGCGTGGGTCGAGGTCGAGGCGGGCGACAACCCGACCGACTCCGAGACGGTCACGCTGTGCCAGTACGAGGACCTGACGGTGGCCAAGACCGTGGACGCCTCGTTCGCCCGCAACTACGACTGGACGCTGCACAAGAGCGCCGACGAGACCCGTCTGGTGGTCGACCCGGAGACCGGTGAGGCCACGTTCGAGTACACAGTCGTCGCGGATGCCGCCGGCTACCGCGACTCCGGGTGGGCGATGTCGGGCACCATCACGGTGGGCAACCCAAACGTGTTCTCCGCGCTGACGGTGGACGTCGTCGACGACTCCGGCATCGAGGGTGTCGAGTGTGTGGTCGACGGGGGCACCGGCGCGGTCGTGCCGGCCGACGGGTCGCTGCCCCTGACCTACTCCTGCACGATCGAGGAGCTCGGCGAGGACGACTATGAGGGTGTCAACACCGCCACGGTGACGTGGGACAACGGTGAGGACGCCGGTGAGGTCTCGGCCACCGCGCCGATCGAGTTCGTCGAGGACGAGGACGCGGCGGTCGACCGGACCGTCGAGGTGTGGGACGACAAGACCGACCCGGAGAACCCGGTGCTGCTGGGCGAGGCGACCTGGGGCGTGGACACCCTGAAGGAGTTCACCTACGAGCTGACCCACGAGGGCGTTCCGGGGCAGTGCGTGGACTTCACCAACACCGCCTGGCTGGTGGACGACCAGGAGACCGGCGACGACCAGACCGTCACGGTCTGCGTCGAGCAGCCGCTCACCGTGGAGAAGACCGCGGAGGGCAGCTACGACCGGACCTACTTCTGGGGCATCGCGAAGATCGCCGACCGGACCGAGGTCATCGTGGACGAGGCGACCGGTGAGGCGACCTTCGGATACACCGTCACCGCCACGGCCGACGGCTACGACGACAGCGGCCACGAGCTCGGCGGCACCATCACCGTGGGCAACCCCAATGCCTTCGGCGAGCCGTATGTCGTGGACGTCACCGACGTGGTCGACATCGACGGGATCAGCTGCACCGTCACCGACGGTGAGGGCGTCGAGGTCCCGGTCGGTGGGACGGTCACCCTGGACTACACCTGCACCTTCGACGAGGACGGCCCGCAGTTCTACGAGGGCGTCAACACCGCGACCGTCACCTGGGACGGTGGCTCCGCCCAGGGGCAGGCCGCGGTGGTCCTGGAGCTCGACGAGCAGACCGACTACACCGTCGAGGTGTGGGACGACCAGACCGACCCCGAGGCCGACCCGGTCCTGCTGGGCGAGGCGACCTGGGGTGTGGACACCCCGAAGGAGTTCACCTACCTGCTGACCCACGAGGGCGTTCCGGGTGAGTGCGTGGACTTCACGAACACCGCATGGGTCGACCTGACCGAGGGCGAGGACCCGGAGGCGGACGAGACCGTCACGGTCTGTGTCCTGGCGGACCTGGCGGTCGACAAGGAGGTCGAGGCGACCTTCGACCGGACGTATGAGTGGGCGGTCGAGAAGTCCGTGGACGAGACGGACGTGGTCGTGGACCCGGAGACGGGTGAGGCCACCTTCGGTTACACGGTCGAGGCGATCCAGGTCGGCTATGCCGACTCCGGGCACTCGTTGGGCGGCACCATCACGGTGACCAACCCGAACGACTTCGCGCCGGTCGTGGTCGACGTGACCGATGTGCCGGACGTGGGCGAGGGTGTCACCTGCACGGTGACCGACGGTGAGGGTGTCGAGGTCCCGGCCGGTGAGTCGGTGACCCTGGACTACACCTGCGTGGTCCCGGAGGACGTGGACTACGAGGGTTCCAACACCGCGGTGGTGGCCTGGGAGCTGGACGGTGAGCCGTTCGGTGCCGAGGTGACGGTGCCGGTGGTCTTCGAGGTCGATACCGAGACGGACAAGACGGTGCCGGTGGTCGATGACCAGACGGACCCGGAGAACCCGGTCGAGTTGGGCACGGTTACCTGGGATGTGGACCTGCCGCACGTGTTCACCTACGAGCTGACCCACGAGGGCGTTCCGGGTGAGTGCGTGGACTTCACCAACACCGCGTGGGTGGATGTCACGCCCGGTGACGGTGACGGGGCAACCCAGCCCGACGTGATCGACGACGGCGATCCCCGGGACAGCGAGACCGTCACGGTCTGTGTGCTCGAGGACCTCGAGGTGGAGAAGACGGCCGATGCTGCATACGACCGCGAGTACTCCTGGCTGATCGACAAGACCTCCTCGGTCGACTCGGTCGAGGTCGAGGCGGGCGCGGCAGTCGACCTCGACTACCAGGTCACCGCGACCCCGGCAGGGTTCGTGGACTCCGGCCACGAGCTGAGCGGGACCATTACGGTGACCAACCCGAACGACTTCGGCACGGTCGTGGCCGACGTCACCGACGTCCCGGCCGTGGGTGACGGCGTCACCTGCACCGTCGCCGACGGCGAGGGCCTGCAGATCGCCGGCGGCGAGACCGTCACGCTGGACTACTCGTGCAGCCTGCCGGACGACTTCGAGCCGGCAGAGGAATCCAGCAACACGGCCGTGGTGACCTGGGAGGCCGAGGACGGCGCCCTGGACGGCACCTCGGAGAGCACCGTGTGGGTGGACTTCCAGCTGGACGAAGAGGTCAACAAGACGGTCACCGTCGAGGACGACCTGTTCGGCGGCGTGCTGGGCGAGGCGACCTGGAACGAGGAGGGCACCCCGACCGTGTTCGACTACACGATCACGGTGGACGCCCCGGAGACCGGGTGCGCGACGGTCGACAACACCGCGACCATCGTGGAGACCGGCCAGGATGACTCGGCCAGCGTGGAGGTCTGCGCCGAAGAGGTCCCGCCGGTGGACCCGCCCGTTGACCCGGTGGACCCGCCGGTCGACCCGGTGGTCCCGCCGGAGAAGCCGGAGATCCCCACGGGTGCCCCGGAGGCGAGCGGCCCGAACGGCGGCATGATCGCCGCCGGTGCCGGGATGATCGTCCTGGCAGCCCTGCTCGGTGGTGCCTATGTCCTGCGCCGTCGGGGCGAGGGAACCGGCAGCAACTGA
- a CDS encoding response regulator transcription factor, whose protein sequence is MPLVALLADDGLIGRSARFCLAQDGLAVLEAETPEDLLGVSGRTRPTLAVAMISLLPDPVATSRDLFPSGIPLLLLSGQPLDPHAETSYLRAGADDVVVAPFHPSVFQSRVEALLRRATRWQVTRRLEFDRLVVDLDDRIAWVGGRALDLTRTEFDLLAALMSRPLHIQTRRELAEQIGLRTEDASVAPHLSRLRRKVTEAGGPHIGQAIRGIGLRLTSTYRAPSVTAGFSAPMTTAPMATTQDPTAAPPEPSTGPDPATGSRSGPEFG, encoded by the coding sequence ATGCCCCTGGTGGCCCTCCTCGCGGACGACGGCCTGATCGGTCGCAGCGCCCGGTTCTGCCTGGCCCAGGACGGGCTTGCGGTCCTCGAGGCCGAGACGCCCGAGGACCTGCTGGGCGTGTCCGGGAGGACGCGGCCGACCCTCGCCGTCGCCATGATCTCCCTGCTCCCCGACCCGGTCGCGACGAGCCGCGACCTGTTCCCGTCCGGGATCCCGCTGCTGCTGCTGTCCGGCCAACCGCTGGATCCCCACGCGGAGACCAGCTACCTGCGGGCGGGTGCCGACGACGTGGTGGTCGCGCCGTTCCACCCCTCGGTGTTCCAGTCGCGGGTCGAGGCTCTGCTGCGGCGGGCCACCCGGTGGCAGGTGACCCGCCGGCTGGAGTTCGACCGGCTCGTGGTCGACCTGGACGACCGGATCGCCTGGGTCGGCGGCCGTGCGTTGGACCTGACCCGCACCGAGTTCGACCTGTTGGCCGCGCTGATGAGCCGGCCGCTGCACATCCAGACCCGCAGGGAACTCGCCGAACAGATCGGGTTGCGCACCGAGGACGCCTCCGTCGCGCCGCACCTGAGCCGGCTGCGGCGCAAGGTCACCGAGGCTGGCGGACCGCACATCGGTCAGGCGATCCGCGGCATCGGCCTCCGCCTGACCTCCACCTACCGGGCGCCGTCGGTCACGGCCGGCTTCTCGGCCCCGATGACGACGGCTCCGATGGCGACGACCCAGGACCCGACAGCCGCGCCCCCGGAGCCCTCCACCGGTCCGGACCCGGCCACCGGTTCACGTTCCGGGCCAGAGTTCGGGTAA